From one Coffea eugenioides isolate CCC68of chromosome 11, Ceug_1.0, whole genome shotgun sequence genomic stretch:
- the LOC113752197 gene encoding uncharacterized protein LOC113752197 has protein sequence MGLGNTIVEKNESSNQDRAKAMIFLRHHLDEGLKSEYLTVKDPLVLWRDLKERFDHLKLVVLPKARYDWLHLRLQDFKSVNEYNSAMFRITSQLSLCGKKVTDKDMLEKIFSTFHVSNMLLQQQYREKGFKKYSELIACLLLTEQNNELLLKNHESRPTGASPFPEANATQFQNSSRGRGRGRRGGCGGGRERGRGRGRGRDRSKFVPRENFNRGKQQNKDKGVETNFIDQKNDYDDGDDADMTHLDVADFFEHPEDVNKYPMII, from the exons ATGGGTCTTGGTAATACTATTGTGGAAAAAAATGAATCCTCAAACCAAGACCGTGCCAAAGCTATGATTTTTCTTCGTCATCATTTAGATGAAGGATTAAAATCAGAGTATCTTACTGTTAAAGATCCTCTTGTCCTTTGGCGAGATTTGAAAGAAAGATTCGACCACCTGAAGTTGGTCGTTCTTCCAAAAGCCCGATATGATTGGCTTCATTTACGGCTGCAAGATTTTAAATCTGTCAACGAATATAATTCAGCCATGTTCAGAATCACTTCTCAATTATCATTATGTGGCAAAAAAGTCACTGATAAAGATATGTTAGAGAaaatattttctacttttcatgTCTCTAACATGCTCCTGCAGCAGCAATATCGAGAGAagggatttaaaaaatattctgaaCTTATTGCATGTCTTCTCTTGACTGAACAAAACAATGAATTGTTGCTGAAAAATCATGAGTCCCGACCAACTGGTGCAAGTCCATTCCCTGAAGCGAATGCGACCCAATTTCAAAATTCTAGTCGAGGTCGTGGACGTGGCCGTAGAGGTGGTTGTGGAGGAGGCCGCGAACGTGgtcgtggtcgtggccgtggacgTGATCGTAGTAAATTTGTGCCCCGTGAAAATTTTAACCGTGGCAAACAACAAAAT aaagacaaaggtGTTGAAACAAATTTCATTGATCAAAAGAATGACTATGATGATGGTGATGATGCTGACATGACACACCTCGATGTTGCTGATTTTTTTGAGCATCCTGAAGATGTCAACAAATATCCCATGAttatttag